The Heliomicrobium gestii genomic interval GACGGTGTCGAGTTCGTAATTGAGGACGAAATTGTAGGGGTCGAGTATTCTGCGGAAATGATTGCCTACAACGGTGAGGGGTATATCGTCGCCATCCACCAGAAAGAGATATCGCAGTCTGAATTAACGGTATTGGAAGATCGATTTTACAATCCCTCCGACTTAAATACGACTGAAATAACTGACTTGGCTATCTTCTTAAAAAGGTGCTTGCAGACATTAAGCTTCCATTATGGCTGCTTCCATGTCGAATTTAAGAAAACCGCTAAGGGGTGGGAGATCATTGAAGTCAATCCCAGACCAGGCGGGGTTTTAATCAACGATAGTATACGAATTAGAAGCGGGCGCGAATCTTTAATTGAGCTATGGTTATATGTGCTGCTGCTGCATGTTACGGAATTGAATACGATCAATCTGCTTGCCAAGGCTTCAGCGACTTTTGTAGAAAATAGGATTGTATCGAGGGAAAGTGAGATTGGCATGTTTCAAAAGACATACTTTGCTGAAAGAGGAAAGACGGTAAGTTCCGTTAAAAAGAATCGACTTTCCGTTGAGCCTGATATCTATTTTTGTAACGTAAAGAAAGGGGATACGATACCAAACACACACAAAGAGCACCTGGTCTGCTGTGCTCTGTGGAAGTACCCGGTGAATGATAGGGAGCGA includes:
- a CDS encoding ATP-grasp domain-containing protein: MKNCGVLALVHQGKSWCKEIHRKLKQLGLETYIITTQYENDADVVDIKDTVEWFETVDGSTLSREKVFDVIAQLESDGKKVVACIAPIEAQRLISAEVNMWLGAKDCSPASIMIALDKYLCRKALIDAGCSKVRIEELTESSYDIAKNQSESKFIKPRRAAYSFGTFKLDSSRSISDIEILTREMQEDPYVKLLTKDGVEFVIEDEIVGVEYSAEMIAYNGEGYIVAIHQKEISQSELTVLEDRFYNPSDLNTTEITDLAIFLKRCLQTLSFHYGCFHVEFKKTAKGWEIIEVNPRPGGVLINDSIRIRSGRESLIELWLYVLLLHVTELNTINLLAKASATFVENRIVSRESEIGMFQKTYFAERGKTVSSVKKNRLSVEPDIYFCNVKKGDTIPNTHKEHLVCCALWKYPVNDRERLEEIKAQSDNLFEICYND